The following coding sequences are from one Lysinibacillus sp. FSL W8-0992 window:
- a CDS encoding aldehyde dehydrogenase: MNFTPQDVENMITEQRQFYFSRATKDVKFRKNQLLNLKKSILKYEKDILNALFLDLRKSEFEAYATEIGIVLDSISYMAKNLEEWVKPETAKTPIHLQMGKSFIVREPYGVTLIIGPFNYPFQLVMEPLIGAIIGGNTAIVKPSETSVHTANIVKKIIEETFDPSYIRVVEGEKEEVTALIHASFDYIFFTGSVAVGKIVAKAAAERLTPIALELGGKSPAIVDQTANLEVAAKRIAWGKFTNTGQTCVAPDYLLVHKDVYDRFMKLLKDTVRSFYGKNAIKSPDYGRIVNVRQFDRLQKILIEERDTITYGGRTDRDDLYIEPTIIEYVKWSSPSMQDELFGPILPVMVYDDLRLAIHQIRQLPKPLAAYFFSEHEKAIQYFLEELPFGGGCINDTVTHVGNQHLPFGGVGPSGINAYHGKASFDNFTHPKSILKKSSKLETNILFPPYKQKVKLIRTIMK; the protein is encoded by the coding sequence ATGAATTTTACGCCACAAGATGTTGAAAATATGATTACAGAGCAGCGACAATTTTATTTTTCTCGCGCTACAAAAGATGTAAAATTTCGAAAAAATCAATTATTGAACTTAAAGAAAAGTATTTTAAAGTATGAAAAGGATATTTTGAATGCATTGTTTTTAGACTTAAGAAAAAGTGAGTTCGAAGCATATGCAACAGAAATTGGCATTGTCCTTGATAGTATTTCTTATATGGCGAAAAATTTAGAGGAATGGGTGAAGCCTGAAACGGCTAAAACGCCAATTCACCTTCAAATGGGGAAAAGTTTTATTGTTCGAGAGCCGTATGGTGTGACGTTAATTATTGGGCCATTTAATTACCCATTTCAGCTTGTGATGGAGCCTTTAATTGGTGCAATTATTGGTGGAAATACAGCGATTGTAAAGCCATCTGAAACGTCTGTGCATACAGCAAATATTGTGAAAAAAATTATTGAAGAGACATTCGATCCTTCCTATATACGTGTTGTAGAAGGTGAAAAAGAAGAAGTAACCGCACTTATTCATGCTTCGTTTGATTATATATTTTTTACAGGAAGTGTAGCGGTCGGTAAAATAGTGGCGAAAGCGGCAGCTGAACGGTTAACTCCGATAGCACTCGAACTTGGTGGTAAAAGCCCAGCAATAGTCGACCAAACGGCCAATTTAGAAGTTGCTGCAAAACGAATAGCTTGGGGAAAATTCACAAATACTGGTCAAACGTGTGTAGCTCCAGACTATTTACTTGTCCATAAAGACGTTTATGATCGATTTATGAAATTGTTAAAGGACACTGTCCGTTCTTTCTACGGTAAAAATGCGATAAAAAGCCCGGATTACGGTCGTATTGTAAATGTAAGACAGTTTGATCGTCTGCAAAAAATTTTAATTGAGGAGCGGGACACAATTACATATGGAGGGCGAACAGATCGTGATGATTTATATATTGAGCCTACCATAATTGAATATGTGAAGTGGTCAAGTCCTTCAATGCAAGATGAGCTATTTGGACCGATTTTACCAGTAATGGTATATGATGATTTACGACTTGCCATACATCAAATTCGTCAATTGCCTAAACCTTTAGCTGCTTATTTTTTCTCTGAACATGAAAAAGCCATTCAATACTTTTTAGAGGAGCTACCTTTTGGTGGTGGCTGTATAAATGATACGGTAACACATGTAGGTAATCAGCATTTGCCATTTGGTGGGGTTGGTCCTTCAGGGATTAATGCCTATCATGGAAAGGCAAGCTTTGATAATTTTACACATCCAAAATCGATATTAAAAAAATCTTCAAAGCTCGAAACAAATATTCTTTTCCCGCCATATAAACAAAAGGTTAAACTTATTCGTACTATTATGAAGTAA
- a CDS encoding two-component system sensor histidine kinase NtrB, producing MQQLELLRMRNEIILLFYVTAIFAYGVLIMLDLYSNLEVLIGVLLIIFLPLLAGKILKIKPIAMQWVIIISGNIAIVYLNILSISLTSFICFIFYILLITIYQSIKLNTLISIVSLLEIIALSYFHRISSEFIVHPRYFETFIFVVLLLTIVGWIQSRHLQHFWYRLNEMNLQKKQELLSQEAYLHLFFQHANDCIAVFSLDNRVIDVNPAFEEVYGWTSAEIVGKSIPLVPPENVLEAEQRYASLLEGKSFKLLETQDMRKDGTVFDVEISLSPIYDRTNKMIAISAISRDISYKKENELLLLQSEKLKMAGEIAAGVAHEIRNPMAVISGFVQMMSTEKDSTCYAYTEIIQSEIERINLIIGEFLVLSKPHVEQLKVVSIDDVINSISQLFHLEFQKHNITFSLHIVSEDNQILANENQLKQVFINIIKNAIEAIEARTTEGEIIIFIAKDAEGLIMVTITDNGVGMSEALIKRIFEPFYTTKSTGTGLGMLITNKIIQEHGGTIAIESKLNCGSTIKIKLPPAENNEVGGV from the coding sequence ATGCAACAATTGGAATTATTACGTATGCGCAATGAGATTATCTTGCTATTTTATGTGACAGCTATTTTTGCCTATGGAGTGCTCATTATGTTAGATCTCTATAGTAACCTCGAAGTACTGATCGGTGTGTTGTTAATAATATTTCTACCTCTACTAGCTGGTAAAATTTTAAAAATTAAACCAATTGCAATGCAATGGGTAATAATTATTTCAGGCAATATTGCCATTGTTTATCTTAATATTCTCAGCATTTCCTTAACTAGTTTTATTTGCTTTATTTTCTATATATTATTAATAACTATTTACCAATCGATAAAATTGAATACTTTAATTAGTATTGTTTCTTTGCTGGAAATTATAGCTCTTTCTTATTTTCACCGCATTTCCAGTGAATTTATTGTCCATCCACGCTACTTCGAAACATTTATTTTTGTTGTATTGTTACTTACTATTGTAGGTTGGATTCAATCTCGCCATTTACAACATTTTTGGTATCGACTAAATGAGATGAACTTACAGAAAAAACAAGAATTGCTTTCGCAAGAAGCATATTTGCATTTGTTTTTCCAACATGCAAATGATTGTATTGCGGTTTTTAGTTTAGATAATCGCGTCATTGATGTAAATCCTGCTTTTGAGGAAGTATATGGTTGGACAAGTGCAGAAATTGTTGGCAAGAGCATCCCTCTTGTCCCTCCAGAAAATGTTTTGGAAGCTGAACAGCGCTATGCAAGTTTATTAGAAGGAAAAAGCTTTAAACTGTTAGAAACACAAGATATGCGTAAAGATGGTACTGTTTTCGATGTCGAAATTTCACTCTCACCTATCTATGATCGCACAAACAAAATGATAGCTATTTCTGCTATTTCACGCGATATTTCTTATAAAAAGGAAAATGAACTACTTTTACTACAATCAGAAAAGCTAAAAATGGCAGGCGAAATAGCAGCTGGGGTAGCACATGAAATCCGTAATCCTATGGCCGTTATATCCGGTTTTGTTCAAATGATGAGTACGGAAAAAGATTCAACCTGCTATGCATATACCGAAATAATTCAATCTGAAATCGAACGAATTAACTTAATTATTGGTGAATTTTTAGTGCTGTCCAAGCCTCATGTTGAACAATTAAAAGTCGTATCGATTGACGACGTGATTAACAGTATTAGTCAACTATTTCATCTCGAATTTCAAAAACATAACATTACCTTTTCACTACATATCGTCAGCGAAGATAACCAAATTTTAGCTAATGAAAATCAGTTAAAACAGGTATTCATTAATATTATTAAAAATGCCATTGAAGCAATTGAAGCACGTACAACTGAAGGAGAAATTATTATTTTCATTGCTAAAGATGCGGAAGGATTAATTATGGTGACAATTACAGATAATGGTGTTGGAATGTCCGAGGCACTAATTAAGCGTATTTTTGAACCTTTTTATACGACCAAATCAACAGGAACAGGCCTTGGTATGCTCATAACAAACAAGATTATTCAGGAACATGGCGGCACAATTGCTATTGAAAGCAAGTTAAACTGTGGTTCAACTATAAAAATAAAACTACCGCCAGCAGAAAACAATGAGGTTGGAGGTGTCTAA
- a CDS encoding peptide chain release factor 3, translated as MTSNLEKDILARRTFAIISHPDAGKTTITEKLLLFGGAIRDAGTVKGKKSGKFATSDWMEIEKQRGISVTSSVMQFDYSGSRVNILDTPGHQDFSEDTYRTLMAVDSAVMVVDAAKGIEAQTLKLFKVCKMRGIPIFTFINKLDRQGKEPLELIEELEEVLGIQAYPMNWPIGMGKEFLGIYDRYNKRIEQFRTDEGERFLPIDENGELAVDNPMKVTSYYSQAMDDIMLLNEAGNAYSEEKIRRGELTPVFFGSALTNFGVQTFLETYLKFAPTPQPRITEDEQFIDPVEHPEFSGFIFKIQANMNPAHRDRIAFVRIVSGKFERGMNMTLSRTGKSFKVTQSTQFLADDRETVDVAVAGDIIGLYDTGTYQIGDTVVGGKKTFQFEKLPQFTPELFVRVTAKNVMKSKQFHKGILQLVQEGAIQYYKTLHTEEVILGAVGQLQFEVFEHRMKNEYNVEVRMEPIGSKMARWIENEEDVKESMSSSRSMLVKDRFDNLVFLFENEFAMRWFSDKNENIKLYSLL; from the coding sequence ATGACTTCAAATTTAGAAAAAGATATATTAGCACGACGTACGTTCGCTATTATCAGCCACCCGGATGCTGGGAAAACGACGATTACGGAAAAGCTTTTACTTTTTGGCGGAGCGATTCGTGACGCAGGTACAGTAAAAGGTAAAAAATCAGGGAAATTTGCAACATCGGACTGGATGGAAATTGAAAAACAACGTGGTATTTCGGTAACATCTTCTGTTATGCAGTTTGATTATAGTGGTTCGCGCGTTAATATTTTAGATACACCAGGACACCAAGATTTCTCTGAGGATACGTATCGTACATTAATGGCAGTAGATAGTGCTGTCATGGTTGTAGATGCTGCTAAAGGGATTGAGGCACAAACATTAAAACTATTTAAAGTTTGTAAAATGCGCGGTATTCCGATTTTTACATTTATCAATAAATTAGACCGTCAAGGGAAAGAGCCACTTGAACTAATCGAAGAGCTTGAAGAAGTGCTTGGTATTCAAGCCTACCCAATGAACTGGCCAATCGGTATGGGGAAAGAATTCCTTGGTATTTATGACCGTTATAACAAACGTATTGAGCAATTCCGTACTGATGAGGGCGAACGTTTCCTACCAATCGATGAGAATGGTGAGTTAGCAGTTGACAATCCAATGAAAGTCACTTCATATTACTCACAAGCGATGGATGACATTATGCTACTTAATGAAGCAGGAAATGCCTATTCAGAAGAAAAAATCCGCCGCGGTGAATTAACACCTGTGTTCTTCGGTTCTGCTTTAACAAACTTTGGGGTACAAACATTCCTTGAAACGTATTTAAAATTTGCTCCAACACCTCAACCTCGTATTACAGAAGATGAGCAGTTCATTGACCCTGTTGAGCATCCAGAGTTTTCGGGCTTTATTTTCAAAATTCAAGCCAATATGAACCCTGCACACCGTGACCGTATTGCCTTTGTACGTATCGTATCTGGTAAATTTGAGCGCGGTATGAATATGACGCTATCTCGTACAGGTAAATCTTTTAAAGTGACACAGTCTACACAGTTTTTAGCTGACGACCGTGAAACAGTTGATGTAGCGGTGGCTGGAGATATTATTGGATTATATGATACAGGCACATATCAAATTGGTGACACTGTCGTAGGTGGCAAGAAAACGTTCCAATTTGAAAAATTACCGCAGTTCACACCAGAGCTATTTGTTCGCGTGACAGCGAAAAACGTAATGAAATCGAAGCAATTCCATAAAGGGATTTTACAATTGGTGCAAGAGGGTGCCATTCAATATTACAAAACACTTCATACAGAAGAAGTTATTTTAGGTGCAGTTGGTCAATTACAATTTGAAGTATTTGAGCACCGCATGAAAAATGAATACAATGTTGAAGTAAGAATGGAACCAATTGGTTCAAAAATGGCACGTTGGATTGAAAATGAAGAAGATGTAAAAGAATCGATGTCTTCAAGTCGTTCAATGCTTGTAAAAGACCGCTTTGACAATCTTGTTTTCCTATTTGAAAATGAATTTGCTATGCGTTGGTTCTCAGATAAAAACGAAAACATCAAATTATATAGCCTTCTATAA
- the ssuE gene encoding NADPH-dependent FMN reductase translates to MTKVVIINGSNTRYSRVTAIQEKVECFFSAQSTTIHTIHVHELPAAALITANFASEDIKAENQKVEEADIVVILTPIYKASYSGILKTYLDLLPQKALAGKKILPIAVGGSIGHLLALEYALKPVLAVLGATDIAHSVYIIDKQIIRLEDGSFAIEEEAINRLEIELKKIQHTVAVN, encoded by the coding sequence ATGACAAAAGTAGTGATTATTAATGGCAGTAATACGAGGTATTCGCGTGTGACGGCGATTCAGGAGAAGGTCGAGTGTTTTTTCTCAGCTCAAAGTACAACAATACACACAATTCACGTACATGAACTGCCAGCTGCTGCGTTAATAACTGCAAACTTTGCAAGTGAAGACATTAAAGCAGAAAATCAAAAGGTGGAGGAAGCAGATATTGTTGTCATTTTAACACCTATATATAAAGCATCTTACTCAGGAATATTAAAAACCTACTTAGATTTATTGCCACAAAAAGCGTTAGCAGGTAAAAAGATTTTACCTATAGCAGTAGGTGGCTCTATTGGGCATTTACTTGCGTTAGAATATGCTCTAAAACCAGTATTGGCTGTATTAGGGGCAACAGATATTGCCCATTCCGTTTATATTATCGACAAGCAAATTATACGTTTAGAGGACGGCAGCTTTGCTATTGAGGAGGAAGCTATTAATCGTCTAGAGATTGAACTTAAAAAAATACAGCACACAGTAGCTGTGAACTAA
- a CDS encoding efflux RND transporter permease subunit produces MNISNFSIKRPVFTLVSMLLIIILGGVSLLKIPITLIPELNPPIGVVVTSYPGASSTEVNEKVTKPLEATLATLPGIKKLQSTSQEGSNLIVLEFNWTTDIDEVQLDILQRIDMTPLPNDAQKPSFLKFDPSQFPIIQLSLRAENDQVDVRILAESLEKELRRTNGVASVNVSGKLVEEVQVTLDESKLIAKGLTQADIIQIIQTNNVSLPGEPVLTADGKMLTTRIVSTLTKPEDIADLIVSVNPIDGKTLTVGDVATVERAEQKSLTETRANDHPAVLMSVLQESGANTAEVSKAFQQSLHDLLAQEQYKGVVADILVDQGNYVNLAISNIGSSLLLGGLFAMLVLFMFLRGVKSPIIIGIAIPYSVIVTFVLMYFAHFTLNIMTLGALALGIGMLVDNAIVVIENVERHLGLGKNPIEAAMQGTKEVALAITASTLTTIAVFIPVMFIEGLIGQIFTEFALTISFSLIASLLVALTVVPMLASRLLKMKDKNINEIRKASSFYKHYNASVVWVLKHRLLVIFSAVILFSLSVFGLSRIGTEFLPATDEGFASISVDLDRGAAVTKTEQVVAAIEERLKKEQDVDVYVSLIGGTQQSQSRGQTTANRAEIYVKLVPLADRKRSIFEFVEEVEKDLNNELGEQAEITFNVSTSSGSSPNTLTFRLTDSNEQRLQESVEKVQQELKRINVVTNVMTDLDNTVQEIQIEVDREKAKDYGFLPAQIAQTVNQMTKGQLTTQMIADDGAVLSVYTGFGQAFNESVESLKTMEIRSPAGLFVTLDEIANVSIQEGPVSIRRSDQAAAVAFFIDYTAKESLGGISKEVDKALEKANLPSETQVVFSGDRELYDSAIDDMLLAVALAVVLVYIVMAAQFESFKYPFVIMFTVPLMIIGVTIAMFATKTLLGVTTVIGILVLVGIVVNNGIVLVDYINQQKMNGMKSYDAILLATQDRLRPILMTALTTILGLLPLALSIGEGTEMNQPMGIVVIGGLITSTLLTLYIVPAVYSLMDKETRKLP; encoded by the coding sequence ATGAACATTAGTAACTTTTCGATTAAAAGGCCTGTTTTTACACTTGTTTCGATGCTACTAATAATTATTTTAGGTGGCGTCTCATTGTTAAAAATTCCAATCACTTTAATTCCCGAATTAAATCCACCAATTGGTGTCGTTGTTACCTCCTATCCTGGTGCGAGCTCAACGGAAGTAAATGAAAAGGTAACGAAACCTTTAGAGGCGACATTGGCCACCTTGCCAGGCATTAAAAAACTTCAATCTACTTCTCAGGAAGGTTCAAATTTAATTGTGCTAGAGTTTAATTGGACAACGGATATTGACGAGGTTCAACTCGATATTTTACAGCGAATCGATATGACACCGCTACCGAATGATGCACAAAAGCCAAGTTTTTTAAAATTTGACCCGTCACAATTTCCAATCATTCAGCTTTCTTTACGTGCAGAAAATGATCAGGTGGACGTGCGTATATTAGCGGAATCATTAGAAAAAGAGCTTCGTCGCACTAATGGAGTAGCGAGTGTAAACGTATCCGGCAAGCTGGTAGAAGAAGTACAAGTAACATTGGATGAATCGAAATTAATTGCAAAAGGCTTAACCCAAGCTGATATTATTCAAATTATTCAAACGAATAATGTGTCACTGCCTGGAGAACCTGTATTAACTGCTGATGGCAAAATGTTGACGACACGTATTGTTAGTACGTTAACAAAACCAGAAGATATTGCGGATTTAATTGTCTCCGTCAATCCGATAGATGGTAAAACACTAACGGTAGGAGATGTAGCGACCGTCGAGCGCGCGGAGCAAAAATCTTTAACAGAAACGCGTGCTAATGACCATCCAGCTGTATTAATGTCTGTTTTGCAAGAGTCTGGGGCAAATACTGCTGAAGTATCAAAAGCGTTCCAACAATCTTTACATGACTTACTAGCACAGGAACAATATAAAGGTGTAGTAGCAGACATATTAGTAGATCAAGGTAATTACGTGAATTTAGCGATAAGTAACATAGGTTCTTCATTACTATTAGGTGGCTTATTTGCAATGCTTGTGCTATTTATGTTTTTACGAGGTGTGAAAAGCCCAATTATCATTGGTATTGCTATACCATATTCAGTCATCGTCACATTTGTATTAATGTATTTTGCTCACTTTACTCTCAATATTATGACATTAGGCGCGCTAGCATTAGGCATTGGGATGCTCGTTGATAATGCAATTGTAGTAATTGAAAATGTGGAACGGCATTTAGGGCTTGGTAAGAACCCAATAGAAGCAGCAATGCAAGGCACTAAGGAAGTGGCGTTAGCCATAACAGCATCTACATTGACAACAATTGCTGTGTTCATTCCAGTAATGTTTATAGAAGGTTTAATCGGGCAAATCTTTACGGAATTTGCACTTACGATTTCATTCAGCTTAATTGCCTCGCTATTAGTAGCATTAACAGTTGTACCAATGTTGGCAAGTCGTCTGTTAAAAATGAAAGACAAAAATATAAATGAAATTCGAAAAGCATCGTCCTTTTATAAGCACTATAATGCATCTGTTGTTTGGGTATTAAAGCATCGTTTATTGGTCATTTTTTCGGCTGTTATCCTCTTTAGTTTATCGGTGTTTGGCTTATCGAGAATTGGTACGGAATTTTTACCAGCAACAGATGAAGGTTTTGCTTCTATTAGTGTAGATCTTGATAGAGGGGCTGCAGTAACTAAAACGGAACAGGTTGTCGCAGCAATAGAGGAGCGTTTAAAAAAAGAGCAAGATGTTGACGTCTATGTTAGCCTAATTGGCGGTACGCAGCAGTCGCAATCACGTGGACAAACAACTGCAAATCGAGCGGAAATTTATGTGAAGCTAGTACCACTTGCAGATCGTAAGCGCTCAATTTTTGAATTTGTAGAAGAGGTAGAAAAGGATTTAAACAATGAGCTAGGCGAGCAAGCTGAAATTACATTTAACGTTTCTACATCGTCAGGTTCATCTCCAAATACATTGACATTCCGATTAACCGATTCAAATGAACAACGTTTACAAGAGTCAGTTGAAAAAGTACAGCAAGAGCTCAAGCGCATTAACGTTGTCACAAATGTAATGACAGATTTAGATAATACAGTGCAAGAAATTCAAATTGAAGTAGACCGTGAAAAAGCTAAGGATTACGGCTTTTTACCGGCACAAATAGCCCAAACGGTTAATCAAATGACAAAGGGACAGCTGACAACTCAAATGATTGCTGATGATGGAGCTGTGTTATCGGTGTATACAGGCTTTGGACAAGCATTTAATGAAAGTGTCGAGTCCTTAAAGACAATGGAGATTCGTTCTCCTGCAGGTCTATTTGTTACGCTTGATGAAATTGCAAACGTATCTATACAAGAAGGGCCAGTATCCATTAGACGTTCTGATCAGGCTGCCGCAGTTGCATTTTTCATTGATTATACAGCGAAGGAGTCACTAGGTGGTATTTCAAAGGAGGTCGATAAGGCTCTTGAAAAAGCTAATTTACCTTCTGAAACGCAAGTTGTTTTTAGTGGCGATCGAGAGCTTTATGATAGTGCAATTGATGACATGCTTTTAGCCGTTGCTTTAGCTGTAGTGCTTGTTTATATTGTAATGGCAGCGCAGTTTGAGTCATTTAAATATCCTTTCGTTATTATGTTTACGGTACCACTTATGATTATTGGTGTTACGATTGCAATGTTTGCAACAAAGACACTACTTGGTGTGACAACTGTTATTGGTATTTTGGTTCTCGTGGGCATTGTTGTGAATAACGGTATTGTACTTGTCGATTATATAAATCAGCAAAAGATGAATGGCATGAAGTCATATGATGCGATTTTACTTGCTACACAAGATCGACTGCGTCCAATATTAATGACAGCATTAACGACAATATTAGGTTTGCTACCATTAGCACTTAGTATTGGTGAAGGTACTGAGATGAACCAGCCTATGGGCATTGTTGTAATTGGAGGGCTTATTACTTCGACTTTGCTGACATTATATATAGTGCCAGCTGTTTATAGCTTAATGGATAAAGAAACTAGAAAATTGCCTTAA
- a CDS encoding UDP-N-acetylmuramoyl-L-alanyl-D-glutamate--2,6-diaminopimelate ligase: MYAEELLSALPLKKIIGVLPDQVTDIVIDSRSVQPNSMFVCIKGYTVDGHDYAQRAVEGGATIVVTERELPLADAIAQVVVKDTDRAVGLLAAKFFDYPSKDMTMIGVTGTNGKTSVTGIIQNIMHGMGEKSALTGTIGFNLNGILYESANTTSDALSTQQMIFRAKMEGCRLMTMEVSSHGLALGRLAGVDYDVAIFTNLTHDHLDFHGTMEEYGNAKGLLFSQLGQDLEKNKLVVLNADDAWSERYAAMTPFPVWTYGLNDETADFRAINCEYHDYMTSFDVVMPEGIFPVKMHLLGEFNIYNVLAAMVAFYGRGYSMDAIIEQIEQLPPVKGRMEKVCSDLPVQIFVDYAHTPDAIEKAIAAATPYKKGKLIFLVGTGGNRDKSKRPAMAEKASAADYVILTTDDPRYEDYDSITGDLAKGMLHKNYACIGDRAEAVRHAIEIAEPGDMIIFAGKGHEDYQIIENTKYPHSDAEIAIKAGHLKFV; this comes from the coding sequence ATGTATGCAGAGGAATTGTTAAGTGCATTACCTTTGAAAAAAATAATTGGCGTGTTACCGGATCAAGTGACGGATATCGTTATCGATTCTCGAAGTGTGCAACCGAACAGCATGTTTGTATGTATTAAAGGTTACACAGTGGATGGCCATGATTATGCGCAAAGAGCTGTTGAAGGTGGTGCAACTATTGTTGTCACAGAACGAGAACTACCATTAGCAGATGCGATTGCACAAGTTGTTGTGAAGGATACAGATCGTGCAGTTGGTTTGTTAGCTGCTAAGTTTTTTGATTACCCTTCAAAAGATATGACAATGATTGGTGTAACAGGGACGAATGGTAAAACATCTGTAACAGGTATTATTCAAAATATCATGCACGGTATGGGCGAGAAATCTGCATTAACAGGAACAATTGGTTTTAATTTAAATGGTATTTTATATGAATCGGCAAATACTACAAGTGATGCATTATCGACGCAACAAATGATTTTCCGTGCAAAAATGGAAGGCTGCCGTTTAATGACAATGGAGGTTTCTTCACATGGATTAGCACTTGGTCGTTTAGCTGGTGTTGATTATGATGTTGCAATTTTTACGAATCTTACTCATGATCATCTTGATTTCCATGGTACGATGGAGGAATATGGGAATGCAAAAGGCTTATTATTCTCTCAACTTGGACAAGACTTAGAAAAAAATAAACTAGTTGTGCTCAATGCAGATGATGCTTGGTCAGAACGCTATGCAGCAATGACACCGTTCCCAGTATGGACTTATGGATTAAACGATGAGACAGCTGATTTCCGTGCCATTAATTGTGAGTACCATGATTACATGACTTCATTTGATGTAGTTATGCCTGAAGGAATATTTCCTGTGAAAATGCATTTGCTTGGTGAATTCAATATTTATAATGTTCTTGCTGCAATGGTTGCATTTTATGGCAGAGGCTATTCAATGGACGCAATTATTGAACAAATAGAGCAATTACCACCAGTAAAAGGACGTATGGAAAAAGTTTGCTCAGATTTGCCAGTGCAAATTTTTGTCGATTATGCGCATACACCAGATGCTATTGAAAAGGCGATTGCCGCAGCTACGCCATATAAAAAAGGTAAGCTTATTTTCTTAGTTGGTACAGGTGGTAATCGTGATAAATCTAAGCGCCCTGCAATGGCTGAAAAAGCATCTGCAGCTGATTATGTAATTTTAACGACAGATGACCCGCGCTATGAAGATTACGATAGTATTACAGGTGATCTTGCTAAAGGTATGCTGCATAAAAACTATGCCTGTATTGGAGACCGTGCAGAAGCAGTCCGTCATGCAATAGAGATAGCTGAACCAGGCGATATGATTATTTTTGCTGGTAAAGGACATGAAGATTATCAAATTATTGAAAATACGAAATATCCACATAGTGATGCGGAAATTGCTATAAAGGCAGGACATTTAAAATTTGTCTAA